Proteins found in one Bordetella genomosp. 9 genomic segment:
- a CDS encoding MGH1-like glycoside hydrolase domain-containing protein, with the protein MHTPRATSLFQTVEGQRLAQAESVPWRRWGPYLSERQWGTVREDYSEYGTAWDYFPHDHARSRAYRWGEDGLAGFGDDRLRWCLGLALWNGRDPIIKERLFGLTNAEGNHGEDVKELYFYLDATPTHSYMRMMYRYPMSAFPYADLVAENARRGTDQPEYEILDTGVFDDQRYFDVTVEYAKHTHDDIVMRITIENPSAEPATLHVLPQLWARNTWSWDGVSPKPSLQRIKDGASGWEVLARHAAYEPMVATAAAPGPVDWLFCENETNVRRLFGSDGPGPFKDGINDYIVHGAKDAVRGDGGTKVAAHWVAHLAPGARSAMVFRLRPQARHDGQALDIDALIARRRAEADEFYDCLQQGIADDDARLVQRQALAGLLWSKQYYEFDVTRWLDGDAAQPKPPARRRRGRNAEWRHLCNGEIVSMPDKWEYPWYASWDLAFQATALALVDPVFAKNQLLLLVKDRYQHPNGQLPAYEWAFGDGNPPVHAWATWRVYELDRAWHGEPDHAFLELVFHKLLLNFGWWVNRRDADGRNIFQGGFLGLDNIGIFDRSQPLPTGGHIDQADGTAWMAAYALDMMRIALELATVNKTFVDIGVKFFEHFLYIAEAVNSGDDCETGLWDEQDEFFYDALHLPGQDSMPMRVRSIVGLIPLFAVQVLEENMHGRLPGFKERLRWFLRHRPDLAKLVSRWTEPGKGNSALLSLLRGHRVKALLRRALDESEFLSDYGVRGLSRHHRDTPYVFTHNGESFCIRYLPGESDSRVFGGNSNWRGPIWLPVNYLLIESLYEFQRYYGDDFRVEYPTGSGRKYSLREIADQLSSRITRLFLKNADGERPSMMGYPLLQADPASRDLVLFHEFFHGDNGRGLGASHQTGWTALVALLLQPRQAAVSGILPVVETADDAARAEAAAAVARASEQPVK; encoded by the coding sequence ATGCACACGCCGCGTGCCACCTCGTTATTCCAGACCGTCGAAGGCCAGCGCCTGGCGCAGGCGGAGTCCGTCCCGTGGCGGCGCTGGGGCCCCTATCTGAGCGAACGCCAGTGGGGCACCGTGCGCGAGGACTACAGCGAGTACGGCACCGCCTGGGATTACTTTCCCCACGATCATGCCCGCAGCCGGGCCTACCGCTGGGGGGAGGACGGGCTGGCCGGGTTCGGCGATGACCGGCTGCGCTGGTGCCTGGGCCTGGCGCTCTGGAACGGCCGCGATCCCATCATCAAGGAACGCCTGTTCGGCTTGACGAATGCCGAAGGCAACCATGGCGAGGACGTCAAGGAACTCTATTTCTACCTGGACGCCACGCCCACGCACTCGTACATGCGCATGATGTACCGCTATCCCATGTCGGCCTTTCCCTATGCCGATCTGGTGGCCGAAAACGCGCGGCGCGGTACCGACCAGCCGGAGTACGAAATCCTGGATACCGGCGTGTTCGACGATCAACGGTATTTCGACGTGACGGTCGAATACGCCAAGCATACGCATGACGATATCGTCATGCGCATCACCATCGAGAATCCCAGCGCCGAGCCTGCCACGCTGCATGTGTTGCCGCAATTGTGGGCGCGCAACACCTGGTCCTGGGACGGGGTATCGCCCAAGCCGTCCCTGCAGCGGATCAAGGACGGCGCCAGCGGCTGGGAAGTGCTGGCGCGCCATGCCGCGTACGAACCCATGGTGGCGACGGCGGCCGCGCCGGGCCCGGTGGACTGGCTGTTCTGCGAAAACGAAACCAATGTCCGCAGGCTGTTCGGCAGCGACGGCCCGGGTCCTTTCAAGGACGGCATCAACGACTACATCGTGCACGGCGCGAAGGATGCCGTGCGCGGCGACGGCGGCACCAAGGTTGCCGCGCATTGGGTCGCGCATCTGGCGCCCGGCGCGCGCAGCGCGATGGTGTTCCGCCTGCGGCCGCAGGCGCGGCATGACGGACAGGCGCTGGACATCGACGCCCTGATCGCGCGGCGCCGGGCCGAGGCCGACGAGTTCTACGATTGCCTGCAGCAGGGAATCGCGGACGACGATGCCCGGCTGGTGCAGCGCCAGGCGCTGGCGGGCCTGCTCTGGTCCAAGCAGTACTACGAATTCGACGTCACGCGCTGGCTGGACGGCGACGCCGCGCAGCCCAAGCCGCCCGCGCGCCGCCGCCGCGGCCGCAACGCGGAGTGGCGGCACCTGTGCAATGGCGAGATCGTGTCCATGCCGGACAAGTGGGAATACCCCTGGTATGCGTCATGGGACCTGGCCTTCCAGGCCACGGCCCTGGCGCTGGTCGATCCGGTCTTCGCCAAGAACCAGCTGCTGCTGCTGGTCAAGGACCGCTACCAGCATCCCAACGGGCAGTTGCCCGCCTATGAATGGGCCTTCGGCGACGGCAATCCGCCGGTGCATGCCTGGGCCACCTGGCGCGTCTACGAACTCGATCGCGCCTGGCATGGCGAACCCGACCACGCCTTCCTGGAACTGGTGTTCCACAAGCTGCTGCTTAACTTCGGCTGGTGGGTCAACCGGCGCGACGCGGACGGGCGCAACATCTTCCAGGGCGGCTTCCTGGGGCTCGACAATATCGGCATCTTCGACCGTTCGCAGCCGCTGCCCACGGGCGGCCACATCGACCAGGCGGACGGCACCGCCTGGATGGCCGCCTATGCCCTGGACATGATGCGCATCGCGCTGGAACTGGCCACCGTCAACAAGACCTTCGTCGATATCGGCGTCAAGTTCTTCGAGCATTTCCTGTACATCGCCGAAGCGGTCAATAGCGGCGACGATTGCGAAACCGGCTTGTGGGACGAGCAGGACGAGTTCTTCTACGACGCGCTGCACCTGCCCGGGCAGGACAGCATGCCGATGCGCGTGCGCTCCATCGTCGGGCTGATCCCGCTGTTCGCCGTGCAGGTGCTTGAAGAAAACATGCACGGGCGCTTGCCCGGCTTCAAGGAACGCCTGCGCTGGTTCCTGCGGCATCGGCCGGACCTGGCGAAACTGGTGTCGCGGTGGACCGAGCCCGGCAAGGGAAATTCCGCGCTGCTGTCGCTGCTGCGCGGCCACCGCGTGAAGGCGCTGCTGCGGCGCGCGCTGGACGAAAGCGAGTTTCTTTCCGACTACGGAGTACGCGGCCTTTCGCGGCATCATCGCGATACGCCCTATGTGTTCACGCATAACGGGGAGAGTTTCTGCATCCGTTATCTGCCGGGGGAGTCGGATTCGCGCGTGTTCGGCGGCAATTCGAACTGGCGCGGGCCGATCTGGCTGCCGGTGAACTACCTGCTGATCGAGTCGCTGTACGAGTTCCAACGCTATTACGGCGACGACTTCCGCGTCGAGTATCCCACGGGCTCCGGCCGCAAGTATTCGCTGCGCGAGATCGCCGACCAGCTGTCCAGCCGCATCACGCGGCTGTTCCTGAAGAATGCCGACGGTGAACGGCCATCGATGATGGGCTATCCGCTATTGCAGGCGGATCCCGCGTCGCGTGACCTGGTGTTGTTCCACGAGTTCTTTCACGGGGACAACGGGCGCGGGCTGGGGGCGTCGCACCAGACCGGCTGGACCGCCCTGGTGGCCTTGTTGCTGCAACCGCGCCAGGCCGCCGTCAGCGGCATCCTGCCGGTGGTGGAAACCGCCGACGACGCCGCGCGGGCGGAAGCCGCCGCGGCGGTCGCGCGGGCCAGCGAACAGCCGGTGAAATAG
- a CDS encoding Bug family tripartite tricarboxylate transporter substrate binding protein — protein MPTKTLARAFAASIVAAAATVAAPAAHADYPDKPVKIVVPFTAGGTTDILTRAIGNKISESLKQTFIVESRPGAGGNIGSEYVARAAPDGYTLLAASVGPIAVNSSLNKLDYDPLTDLIPVVQFADVPNVLVVPPDAPVHNVAEFIAYAKQHSGKLNYSSTGIGTSSHLASYMLMQKIGVQATHIPYKGADALNDLLSGRVQFMFATIPSVIGQIKAGKLRPIAVSSIRRSASMPDVPTIAENGFPGFEAGSWFGMFAPKGTPPAVVAVLNKAVNAALPGLKDKMTAEGADPVGGSAQAFGEFTRAEQAKWSALVKQMGAKAE, from the coding sequence ATGCCCACGAAGACCCTGGCTCGCGCATTCGCGGCTTCCATCGTCGCGGCCGCCGCGACCGTCGCGGCGCCGGCCGCCCATGCCGATTATCCCGACAAGCCCGTCAAGATCGTGGTGCCGTTCACCGCGGGGGGCACCACCGATATCCTGACGCGCGCCATCGGCAACAAGATCAGCGAATCGCTCAAGCAGACCTTCATCGTCGAAAGCCGGCCGGGCGCGGGCGGCAACATCGGCAGCGAGTACGTGGCGCGCGCGGCGCCGGACGGCTACACGCTGCTGGCCGCCTCGGTGGGCCCGATCGCCGTGAACTCCAGTCTGAACAAGCTGGATTACGATCCCTTGACCGATCTCATACCCGTCGTGCAGTTCGCCGACGTGCCCAACGTGCTGGTCGTGCCGCCCGACGCGCCGGTGCATAATGTCGCCGAATTCATCGCCTATGCCAAGCAGCATTCCGGCAAGCTGAACTACAGCTCCACGGGCATCGGTACGTCTTCGCACCTGGCCAGCTACATGCTCATGCAGAAGATAGGCGTGCAGGCCACGCACATCCCCTACAAGGGCGCCGACGCCTTGAACGATCTGCTGAGCGGGCGCGTGCAGTTCATGTTCGCCACCATCCCCTCGGTGATCGGCCAGATCAAGGCGGGCAAGCTGCGGCCGATCGCGGTCAGCAGCATCCGCAGGTCGGCGTCCATGCCGGACGTGCCGACCATCGCCGAGAACGGTTTCCCGGGTTTCGAGGCCGGTTCCTGGTTCGGCATGTTCGCGCCCAAGGGTACGCCGCCGGCCGTCGTCGCGGTCCTCAACAAGGCCGTCAACGCCGCCCTGCCCGGGCTGAAGGACAAGATGACGGCGGAAGGCGCCGATCCGGTGGGCGGCAGCGCCCAGGCCTTTGGCGAGTTCACGCGCGCCGAACAGGCGAAGTGGAGCGCCCTGGTCAAGCAGATGGGCGCGAAGGCGGAATAG
- a CDS encoding LON peptidase substrate-binding domain-containing protein has product MAAIPLFPLGNALFPDGVMHLRVFEVRYLDMIGKCIEDGGGFGVVPLLEGREVRTPDGKEVLAAAGTLARIVESSAPMPGLLQIVCTGTSRFRLLSAEQGRFGLWSGEIEILADDPPRAIPRELQACANALGTLIADLQRRGTPAALMPIAPPFRLDECGWVADRWGEILPLPARTKQDLLLTPDPELRLAQVHDLLDARDLLPPAAD; this is encoded by the coding sequence ATGGCCGCCATTCCTTTATTTCCCTTGGGCAATGCCTTGTTCCCCGACGGGGTCATGCACCTGCGCGTGTTCGAGGTTCGTTACCTGGACATGATAGGCAAGTGCATCGAAGACGGCGGCGGCTTCGGCGTCGTCCCGCTGCTGGAAGGACGGGAAGTCCGCACCCCGGACGGCAAGGAAGTGCTGGCGGCCGCCGGCACGCTGGCGCGCATCGTCGAATCGTCGGCGCCGATGCCGGGCCTGCTGCAGATCGTCTGCACCGGCACCAGCCGCTTCCGGCTGCTGTCCGCGGAACAAGGCCGCTTCGGCTTGTGGAGCGGGGAAATCGAGATCCTGGCGGACGACCCGCCGCGCGCCATCCCGCGCGAACTACAGGCTTGCGCGAACGCGCTGGGCACGCTGATCGCCGATCTGCAGCGCCGCGGCACGCCGGCCGCCCTGATGCCCATCGCCCCACCTTTCCGTCTGGATGAGTGCGGCTGGGTGGCCGACCGCTGGGGCGAGATCCTGCCCCTGCCCGCCCGCACCAAGCAGGACCTGCTGTTGACGCCGGATCCCGAGCTGCGCCTGGCGCAGGTCCACGATCTGCTGGATGCGCGGGACCTGCTGCCGCCCGCCGCGGACTGA
- a CDS encoding NUDIX domain-containing protein: MESVDTNQDAHLVEKPLKQESLFEGSFLRARRDTVLLPNGHSSTREYIVHPGAVVVVPMLDDGRVLTVRQYRYPVGRVMIEFPAGKLDPGEDPLECGRRELLEETGYSGGVWSAAGAMHVAIAYSTEIIHIFFARGLRAGQAQTDADEFVDIHPMTVEDLFAACRNGEITDSKTLTCALWLQNVLSGAWELEWKHES; the protein is encoded by the coding sequence ATGGAATCAGTGGATACGAACCAAGACGCCCACCTCGTGGAAAAGCCCCTGAAGCAGGAATCCCTGTTCGAAGGCAGTTTCCTGCGCGCGCGCCGCGATACGGTGCTCCTGCCCAATGGCCACAGCTCGACGCGCGAATACATCGTGCATCCCGGCGCCGTCGTGGTGGTGCCCATGCTGGATGACGGACGCGTGTTGACGGTGCGCCAGTACCGTTATCCGGTCGGCCGCGTCATGATCGAGTTCCCCGCCGGCAAACTGGACCCGGGCGAAGATCCGCTGGAATGCGGCCGGCGCGAACTGCTGGAAGAAACCGGCTACAGCGGCGGCGTCTGGTCGGCCGCCGGCGCCATGCATGTCGCGATCGCCTATTCCACCGAAATCATCCACATCTTTTTCGCGCGCGGCTTGCGTGCCGGACAGGCGCAGACGGATGCCGACGAATTCGTCGACATCCACCCGATGACGGTGGAGGACTTGTTCGCCGCCTGCCGCAACGGCGAGATCACCGATTCCAAGACGCTCACCTGCGCGCTCTGGCTGCAGAACGTGCTGAGCGGCGCATGGGAGCTGGAATGGAAACACGAGAGCTGA
- a CDS encoding DUF1810 domain-containing protein, with amino-acid sequence METRELNDAYGLERFVLAQDPVFDTVCQELAQGRKRSHWIWFVFPQIRGLGRSEMAQRYGISCLDEARAYVRHPVLGQRLKHACELVARAPEGSAAEIFGPLDAVKFRSSLTLFTWAAPEEEIFRQCLDRFFRGQADPLTLSRL; translated from the coding sequence ATGGAAACACGAGAGCTGAACGACGCCTACGGCCTGGAGCGATTCGTCCTGGCGCAGGACCCCGTGTTCGATACCGTGTGCCAGGAGCTCGCGCAGGGGCGCAAGCGCAGCCATTGGATCTGGTTCGTGTTTCCCCAGATCCGCGGGCTGGGCCGCAGCGAAATGGCGCAGCGCTACGGCATATCCTGCCTGGACGAGGCGCGCGCCTATGTGCGCCATCCCGTGCTGGGGCAGCGGCTGAAGCATGCCTGCGAATTGGTGGCGCGCGCCCCCGAGGGCTCGGCGGCCGAGATCTTCGGTCCGCTGGACGCCGTGAAGTTCCGGTCTTCGCTGACGCTGTTCACCTGGGCCGCGCCGGAAGAAGAAATCTTCCGCCAGTGCCTGGATCGATTTTTCCGCGGCCAGGCCGATCCTCTGACGCTGTCCCGCCTCTGA
- a CDS encoding glycine betaine ABC transporter substrate-binding protein, giving the protein MSRLPQMLALPLLLLLLSMMPGPGCAAAQQPQATPADGPATTPGTTATVPVTVPAPGGAEPARNLRVGSKRFTESYILAELLAQQVARRTGQAPAVSQGLGNTAIVYQALQSGSIGLYPEYTGTIAMEILKSDKPMSLDEIRTRLAPLGLGVDIPFGFNDGYALAMRAADADRLGIRSLSDLARHPDQRLGLSQEFIGRVDGWRGLAQRYGLRQSPTGLDHGLAYDAIQKKQVDVIDIYTTDAKIDALGLRVLDDDLKYFPRYDAVVLYRLDVPRRYPQAWAAMRELAGTIDEHAMIAMNARAELGGVPFDVIARDRLAAGAGSGAQNGAQNGAQDGASNGLENETYGFWRKLMGPDLGRLAAQHLVLVLLSVAIAVLVAVPAGVYVYPRYRLRALVLGMTGLLQTIPSLAMLAILITVTGRIGSVPALAALTLYALLPVMRNTVAGLDEVSSGMRLAATALGMTPRQRIMLIELPLARPTILAGVRTATSISIGTATIAAFIGAGGFGERIVTGLALNDGQLLLAGALPAAAMALASELAFELADRRLRRQTGRYVRA; this is encoded by the coding sequence GTGTCGCGCCTGCCCCAGATGTTGGCGCTGCCGCTGTTGCTGTTGCTGCTGTCGATGATGCCCGGTCCTGGCTGCGCGGCCGCGCAGCAGCCCCAGGCCACGCCGGCGGACGGCCCGGCGACAACGCCGGGGACAACGGCGACGGTTCCGGTGACTGTTCCGGCCCCTGGTGGCGCGGAGCCGGCGCGCAACCTGCGCGTCGGTTCCAAGCGCTTCACGGAGTCGTACATTCTTGCGGAGCTGCTCGCGCAGCAGGTGGCGCGGCGCACCGGCCAGGCGCCCGCCGTGTCGCAGGGTCTGGGCAATACCGCCATCGTCTACCAGGCCTTGCAGAGCGGCAGCATCGGGCTCTACCCGGAATATACGGGGACCATCGCGATGGAAATCCTCAAGAGCGACAAACCCATGTCGCTGGACGAGATCCGCACCCGCCTGGCGCCGCTGGGGCTCGGCGTCGATATCCCCTTCGGCTTCAACGACGGCTATGCGCTGGCGATGCGCGCGGCGGATGCCGACAGGCTGGGGATACGTTCCCTGAGCGACCTGGCGCGCCATCCGGACCAGCGGCTGGGCCTGTCGCAGGAATTCATCGGCCGCGTCGACGGCTGGCGCGGCCTGGCGCAGCGCTACGGCCTGCGCCAGTCGCCCACCGGGCTGGACCATGGCCTGGCGTATGACGCGATCCAGAAGAAGCAGGTCGACGTCATCGATATCTACACCACGGACGCCAAGATCGACGCGCTGGGATTGCGTGTGCTGGACGACGACCTGAAGTACTTCCCGCGCTATGACGCGGTGGTGCTGTATCGGCTGGACGTGCCGCGGCGCTACCCGCAGGCCTGGGCGGCGATGCGGGAGCTGGCCGGGACCATCGACGAACACGCGATGATCGCCATGAACGCACGCGCCGAACTCGGGGGCGTTCCCTTCGACGTCATCGCGCGCGATCGCCTGGCGGCGGGCGCGGGGAGTGGGGCGCAAAACGGGGCGCAAAACGGGGCGCAGGACGGGGCAAGCAATGGGCTGGAGAACGAGACTTACGGGTTCTGGCGCAAGCTGATGGGGCCCGACCTGGGCCGGCTGGCGGCGCAGCATCTGGTGCTGGTGCTGCTGTCGGTGGCGATCGCCGTGCTGGTCGCCGTGCCGGCCGGCGTCTACGTCTACCCCCGCTATCGCCTGCGTGCCCTGGTACTGGGCATGACGGGGCTGCTGCAGACGATACCCTCGCTGGCCATGCTGGCCATCCTGATCACGGTGACGGGCCGCATCGGTTCGGTGCCGGCGCTGGCCGCGTTGACGCTCTATGCCTTGCTGCCGGTCATGCGCAATACGGTCGCAGGGCTGGACGAGGTCTCTTCGGGCATGCGGTTGGCGGCGACGGCGCTGGGCATGACGCCGCGGCAGCGCATCATGCTGATCGAGCTGCCGCTGGCGCGGCCCACCATCCTGGCCGGGGTGCGCACGGCGACGTCGATCTCGATCGGGACGGCGACGATCGCGGCCTTCATCGGCGCGGGCGGTTTCGGGGAGCGCATCGTCACCGGACTGGCGTTGAACGATGGCCAACTGCTGCTGGCGGGCGCCTTGCCCGCCGCGGCGATGGCGCTGGCCAGCGAACTGGCCTTCGAACTGGCGGACCGCCGCCTGCGCCGGCAGACCGGCCGCTACGTCAGGGCCTGA
- the folE gene encoding GTP cyclohydrolase I FolE → MSLEEHYTAILKQLGEDPSREGLRDTPLRAAKAMQYLCRGYGQDLDEVVNGALFSSDTKEIVLVKNIELYSLCEHHMLPFIGKAHVGYLPNGKVLGLSKVARIVDMFARRLQIQENLSRQIAEAVLQVTGAAGVAVVIEAQHMCMMMRGVEKQNSSMVTSVMLGEFHENAATRAEFLNLIR, encoded by the coding sequence ATGTCGCTCGAAGAACACTACACCGCCATCCTGAAACAGCTCGGCGAAGATCCCTCCCGGGAGGGCCTGCGCGACACGCCGCTGCGCGCGGCCAAGGCCATGCAATACCTGTGCCGGGGTTATGGCCAGGATCTGGATGAGGTCGTCAACGGCGCGCTGTTCTCCTCCGACACGAAGGAAATCGTGCTGGTCAAGAACATCGAGCTGTATTCCCTGTGCGAGCACCACATGCTGCCCTTCATCGGCAAGGCCCACGTGGGCTACCTGCCGAACGGCAAGGTGCTGGGCCTGTCCAAGGTCGCGCGCATCGTCGACATGTTCGCCCGGCGCCTGCAGATCCAGGAAAACCTCAGCCGCCAGATCGCAGAAGCCGTCCTGCAGGTGACCGGCGCCGCCGGCGTGGCGGTGGTCATCGAAGCGCAGCACATGTGCATGATGATGCGCGGCGTCGAAAAACAGAACTCGTCCATGGTGACCTCCGTCATGCTGGGCGAATTCCACGAGAACGCCGCCACGCGGGCGGAATTCCTGAACCTGATCCGTTGA
- the bglX gene encoding beta-glucosidase BglX produces the protein MKQLRLKLRLTLPLLIALAGAPAFGQTGTHPTNNPPSMMREQAAREAFIDKLMSRMTVDEKIGQLRLVSLPAGSNPDKPKFMDDIRAGRAGAVFNTVTPKDIRVLQDAAMQSRLKIPLFFAYDVIHGQRTIFPIGLGLASSWNLDAIRQTGRISAIEASADGLDVTWSPMVDISRDPRWGRNSEGFGEDTYLTSRIGAELVKAYQGDDPAARDSILAMVKHFAAYGAVEGGRDYNTVDMSPQRLFQDYLPPYKAALDAGAAGVMIALNSLNGVPATGDKWLLQDVLRKQWGFKGITVSDHGAIMEMIKHGVAADGRDAARLAITAGADMSMSDTMYGDNLKPLLDSGRVSMADLDRATRDVLRVKYDLGLFQDPYRRIGRPENDPPDVNAESRLHRDAARQVARESLVLLKNQGGVLPLRKQGTIAVVGPLAKSQRDMMGNWSAAGRADQTVSAYQGIANAVGGQARLLYAKGANVIDDPEIVKYLNLYEQDVDVDPRTPAQLIDEAVAAARQADVVVAVVGESQGMAHEASSRSDIVIPDSQARLLRALKATGKPLVIVLMNGRPLALGWENDNADAMLETWFAGTEGGNAVADVLFGDYNPSGKLPMTFPRSVGQIPIYYSHLNTGRPFDPAHPDKYTSRYFDAPNGPLFPFGYGLSYTRFELSPVTLSSAEMPRNGTVQASVTVTNTGQRDGATVVQLYLQDPVASISRPVKELKHFEKVMLKAGESRKVSFTIDEDDLSFYNAQLHYGAEPGAFNVYVGLDSEDVKQAGFTLR, from the coding sequence ATGAAACAGCTCCGTTTGAAGCTCCGTCTGACGCTTCCCTTGCTGATCGCGCTGGCGGGCGCCCCGGCATTCGGCCAAACGGGCACGCACCCGACGAACAATCCGCCTTCGATGATGCGCGAACAGGCCGCTCGCGAAGCGTTCATCGACAAGCTGATGAGCCGCATGACGGTGGATGAGAAAATCGGCCAGCTGCGCCTGGTCAGCCTGCCGGCCGGGTCCAATCCGGACAAGCCGAAGTTCATGGACGACATCCGCGCGGGCCGGGCGGGCGCGGTCTTCAATACCGTGACCCCCAAGGACATCCGCGTGCTGCAGGACGCGGCCATGCAAAGCCGGCTGAAGATCCCGCTGTTCTTCGCCTACGACGTGATCCACGGCCAGCGCACGATATTCCCGATCGGCCTGGGCCTGGCGTCCAGCTGGAACCTGGACGCCATCCGCCAGACCGGCCGGATCTCCGCCATCGAGGCCAGCGCCGACGGCCTGGACGTGACCTGGTCGCCCATGGTCGACATTTCGCGCGATCCGCGCTGGGGCCGCAACTCCGAAGGCTTCGGCGAGGACACTTACCTGACGTCGCGGATAGGCGCGGAGCTGGTCAAGGCCTACCAGGGCGACGACCCCGCCGCGCGCGACAGCATCCTGGCGATGGTCAAGCATTTTGCCGCCTACGGCGCGGTGGAAGGCGGCCGCGACTACAACACCGTCGACATGAGCCCGCAGCGCCTGTTCCAGGACTACCTGCCGCCCTACAAGGCGGCGCTGGACGCCGGCGCGGCCGGCGTGATGATCGCGCTGAACTCGCTGAACGGCGTGCCGGCCACGGGCGACAAATGGCTGCTGCAGGACGTGCTGCGCAAGCAGTGGGGCTTCAAGGGCATCACCGTCAGCGATCACGGCGCGATCATGGAGATGATCAAGCACGGCGTGGCGGCCGATGGCCGCGACGCCGCCCGTCTGGCGATCACCGCGGGCGCCGACATGAGCATGAGCGACACCATGTACGGCGACAACCTCAAGCCCCTGCTGGACAGCGGCCGCGTCAGCATGGCCGACCTGGACCGTGCGACCCGCGACGTGCTGCGCGTCAAATACGACCTGGGGCTGTTCCAGGACCCGTATCGCCGTATCGGCCGGCCGGAAAACGATCCGCCCGACGTCAACGCCGAAAGCCGGCTGCACCGCGACGCCGCGCGCCAGGTGGCGCGCGAAAGCCTGGTGCTGCTCAAGAACCAGGGCGGCGTGCTGCCGCTGCGCAAGCAGGGCACCATCGCCGTGGTCGGCCCGTTGGCGAAAAGCCAGCGCGACATGATGGGCAACTGGTCGGCCGCCGGCCGCGCCGACCAGACCGTGTCCGCCTATCAGGGTATCGCCAACGCCGTCGGCGGCCAGGCCAGGCTGCTGTACGCCAAGGGCGCCAACGTCATCGACGATCCGGAAATCGTCAAGTATCTGAACCTGTACGAGCAGGACGTGGACGTCGACCCGCGCACGCCCGCGCAACTGATCGACGAGGCCGTGGCGGCCGCCCGGCAGGCCGACGTGGTGGTCGCGGTGGTCGGCGAATCGCAAGGCATGGCGCATGAAGCGTCCAGCCGCAGCGATATCGTCATTCCCGACAGCCAGGCGCGCCTGCTGCGCGCCCTGAAGGCCACGGGCAAGCCGCTGGTGATCGTCCTGATGAACGGACGCCCGCTGGCGCTGGGCTGGGAGAACGACAATGCCGACGCCATGCTCGAAACCTGGTTCGCCGGCACCGAAGGCGGCAACGCCGTCGCCGACGTCCTGTTCGGCGACTACAACCCGTCGGGCAAGCTGCCGATGACGTTTCCGCGCTCCGTGGGCCAGATCCCGATCTACTACAGCCATTTGAATACCGGCCGTCCCTTCGATCCCGCGCATCCCGACAAATACACGTCGCGCTATTTCGATGCGCCGAACGGACCGCTGTTTCCCTTCGGCTACGGCCTGAGCTACACCCGCTTCGAGCTGTCGCCGGTGACGCTGTCCAGCGCGGAAATGCCGCGAAACGGCACGGTGCAGGCCAGCGTGACGGTGACCAACACCGGCCAGCGCGACGGCGCGACCGTGGTGCAGCTGTATCTCCAGGATCCGGTTGCGTCCATCAGCCGGCCGGTGAAGGAGCTCAAGCATTTCGAGAAAGTCATGCTGAAGGCGGGCGAATCGCGCAAGGTGTCGTTCACGATCGACGAGGACGACCTGAGCTTCTACAACGCGCAATTGCACTACGGGGCCGAGCCCGGCGCGTTCAACGTCTACGTGGGGTTGGATTCGGAGGACGTCAAGCAGGCCGGCTTCACGCTGCGGTGA